Proteins from one Hydrogenivirga caldilitoris genomic window:
- the lnt gene encoding apolipoprotein N-acyltransferase — translation MLDKGLKKIIFSALFGILFYLSFSKFNLWFLSFPAFFLLYNFRSFTSWFLAGVFSFFPSLLWIRIAMVDYGEVNPLTAYSLIALLVLFLVLIQFSVVFLLWKFFRFNMLVLPFLWVGMEMLRSHIPYGGFPWLLTGELIVDAPLLNNYLSAGGVYLGSLLVLMLSMLPFGAVDRKFVTAAVVSLLLPIPFINSEFKAPKDIKIAIIQPYVEESIKLDREKFYNYLPVYWKLLKRAAEEKPDIVFLPESAFPFTANRLHSEGKKLMSFSKEFLIVTGLIDIRFGDSWEPYNSVFVLGNGKVIDFYDKVKLLPFGEYVPFPFGFAKEVFGAIGGTDYVPGNEPRCLKTNGISIGTPICFEVSYYQLVKKFSRCADLIAVFTNDGWFKDSDGTFQHLRQARVRAVENRRYVLWVNNTGPSAVISPTGKILKQLPYGEEGIIFFSFQE, via the coding sequence ATGCTTGATAAAGGACTTAAGAAGATAATCTTTTCAGCCCTCTTTGGCATACTTTTTTACCTGTCCTTTTCAAAGTTCAACCTCTGGTTTCTGTCCTTCCCTGCGTTCTTCCTGCTGTACAACTTCAGGTCATTCACATCCTGGTTTCTTGCTGGGGTTTTCTCCTTCTTCCCTTCACTCCTATGGATAAGGATAGCGATGGTTGATTACGGTGAGGTAAATCCCCTCACAGCCTACTCCCTTATAGCGTTGTTGGTTTTGTTTCTCGTGCTGATTCAGTTTTCCGTGGTCTTTTTACTTTGGAAGTTCTTCAGATTCAACATGCTTGTGTTGCCTTTTCTTTGGGTTGGTATGGAGATGCTCCGCTCCCATATACCCTATGGAGGTTTTCCCTGGCTCTTAACGGGCGAACTCATCGTTGATGCACCCCTGCTCAACAACTACCTGAGTGCGGGAGGTGTTTACTTAGGCTCACTGTTGGTCCTTATGTTATCTATGCTTCCCTTTGGAGCGGTAGACAGGAAGTTTGTTACAGCAGCTGTAGTCTCCTTACTTTTACCTATACCTTTTATAAACTCTGAGTTCAAGGCTCCCAAAGATATAAAGATAGCCATAATCCAGCCCTACGTTGAGGAGAGTATAAAGCTGGACAGGGAGAAGTTTTATAACTACCTGCCTGTGTACTGGAAGCTCCTTAAACGTGCCGCCGAGGAAAAGCCAGACATAGTTTTCCTTCCAGAATCTGCCTTCCCCTTTACGGCGAACAGGCTGCACTCAGAAGGTAAGAAACTTATGTCCTTCTCAAAGGAATTCCTGATCGTTACAGGGTTAATAGACATAAGATTTGGCGACAGTTGGGAACCTTACAACTCGGTATTTGTTCTGGGAAACGGCAAAGTGATTGACTTCTATGACAAGGTCAAATTACTTCCATTCGGGGAGTATGTTCCCTTTCCTTTTGGTTTTGCAAAGGAAGTATTCGGCGCCATAGGAGGAACCGATTACGTCCCCGGGAACGAACCCAGATGCCTAAAAACCAACGGTATAAGTATCGGAACACCCATATGCTTTGAAGTTTCCTATTACCAGTTAGTTAAGAAGTTTTCCAGGTGTGCAGACCTTATAGCAGTCTTCACCAACGATGGCTGGTTTAAAGACTCGGATGGGACGTTCCAACACCTGAGACAGGCAAGGGTTAGGGCTGTTGAAAACAGGAGATACGTCCTCTGGGTGAACAACACTGGACCCTCGGCAGTTATATCCCCTACGGGTAAAATTCTCAAGCAACTCCCCTATGGCGAAGAGGGTATTATCTTCTTTTCCTTTCAGGAGTAA